One uncultured Alphaproteobacteria bacterium genomic region harbors:
- a CDS encoding conserved membrane hypothetical protein (Evidence 4 : Homologs of previously reported genes of unknown function) yields the protein MAKKPKSQAKTDGKTGTFTRILMLSLALAFGLMFLPTVIFVAFAMLPTLAAYIVDRNPDKYEWICVGGLNFAGCVPFLLRLWTGRHTVEAAAAMLTDVFTLMAVFGAAGLGWLLFMALPPMVGVFMQMRAQRRVANLKATQQRLIQTWGPEVGKTKV from the coding sequence ATGGCGAAGAAACCCAAGTCGCAAGCGAAAACCGACGGCAAGACCGGGACCTTCACCCGGATTCTGATGCTGTCCCTCGCGTTGGCCTTCGGCCTGATGTTCCTGCCGACGGTGATCTTCGTCGCCTTCGCGATGCTGCCGACGCTCGCCGCCTATATCGTCGATCGCAATCCGGACAAGTACGAGTGGATCTGCGTCGGCGGGCTCAATTTCGCGGGGTGCGTGCCCTTCCTGCTGCGGCTCTGGACCGGGCGTCATACCGTCGAGGCCGCGGCGGCGATGCTCACCGACGTCTTCACCCTGATGGCGGTATTCGGCGCTGCCGGGCTCGGCTGGCTGCTGTTCATGGCCCTGCCGCCGATGGTCGGGGTGTTCATGCAGATGCGGGCGCAGCGTCGCGTCGCCAATCTCAAGGCGACGCAGCAGCGGCTGATTCAGACCTGGGGGCCGGAAGTCGGCAAGACCAAGGTCTGA
- the rpoH gene encoding RNA polymerase sigma-32 factor, translating into MSQTTVDLSIGPEQNLTRYLQEIRKFPMLAPEEEYDLAIRYRDQNDMAAAHRMVTSHLRLVAKIAMGYRGYGLPIGEVISEGNVGLMQSVKRFDPDRGFRLATYAMWWIRASIQEYILHSWSLVKMGTTAAQKKLFFNLRKLKGQMQAIEEGDLKPEVVAAIAHKLAVTETDVISMNRRLSSPDHSLNAPLRIDGDGEWQDWLVDERDDQETLLAEREELGERRRLLKDALCLLNQRERRILQARRLSETPATLEDLSREYGISRERIRQIEVRALEKLQKSMRTAVVEQNLHL; encoded by the coding sequence ATGTCCCAGACGACCGTCGACCTGTCAATCGGACCGGAACAGAACCTCACGCGGTATCTTCAAGAAATCCGCAAATTCCCGATGCTCGCCCCCGAAGAGGAATACGACCTCGCGATCCGTTACCGCGACCAGAACGACATGGCCGCGGCGCACCGGATGGTCACCAGCCACTTGCGCCTCGTCGCCAAGATCGCGATGGGGTATCGCGGCTACGGCCTGCCGATCGGCGAAGTGATCTCCGAGGGCAACGTCGGCCTGATGCAGTCGGTGAAGCGCTTCGACCCCGACCGCGGCTTCCGTCTCGCCACCTATGCGATGTGGTGGATCCGCGCCTCGATCCAGGAATACATCCTGCACTCGTGGTCGCTGGTGAAGATGGGCACCACCGCGGCGCAGAAGAAGCTGTTCTTCAACCTGCGCAAGCTCAAGGGGCAGATGCAGGCGATCGAGGAAGGCGACCTCAAGCCGGAGGTGGTCGCGGCGATCGCCCACAAGCTCGCGGTCACCGAGACCGACGTGATCAGCATGAACCGCCGCCTCTCCTCCCCCGACCATTCGCTCAACGCGCCCCTGCGCATCGACGGCGACGGCGAGTGGCAGGACTGGCTGGTCGACGAGCGCGACGATCAGGAAACCCTGCTCGCCGAACGCGAGGAATTGGGCGAGCGCCGCCGTCTGTTGAAGGACGCGCTGTGCCTGCTCAATCAGCGCGAGCGCCGGATCCTCCAGGCGCGCCGCCTCTCCGAAACGCCGGCGACCCTCGAAGACCTCTCGCGCGAATACGGCATCAGCCGCGAACGCATCCGTCAGATCGAGGTGCGCGCGCTCGAAAAACTCCAGAAGAGCATGCGCACCGCCGTGGTGGAGCAGAACCTCCACCTCTGA